In Bacteroidota bacterium, the genomic window ACCTGACGATTGAAAACGCCCCATTCTTTCGTCGTACGGTCAGCGGCCCGGCCTGGTACATCTCGGTACACACAGAGGTAGGGCTCCTGCACAACACGGACAACAAGCTTTTTATCCAGTTTAACCGGCAGAACTACGATAGCTTTCTGCTGGCCCGGGGGATGAAGTACCGAGACCGAAAGCCGATGGTGGTGCTGAATAGCCAGCTACTGCCAGACTATATACAGCATCCGGGCGTGCTACGCAGGGTGATAGACCAGCATAATGAGGTGGCCAATGAGCTGCTGCACAGCCTGCAGAAGCCCTACCACATACAGAGTCTGATTGACTATAAGCTGAAAATAGGGTAGGGTATAGCAGCGTTGGGCAGTGTGCTACGCGGTATCGTGCTTCTGCCCTATGCCCCTGGGCATGTGCCTAGATGGGCACTTTGTCCAGGATGGTGCGGACAAGGTCTTTGCCCGTCAGGCGTTCTGCATCGGCCTCGTAGGTGGTAATGATGCGGTGATTTAGCACATCGGCGGCTTGCGCCTTCACATCCTCGGGTGTGGCATAGTCTCTCCCCTCCAGCAGGGCACGGCCCCTGGCAGCCAGGGCCAGGGCAATAGAGCCACGGGGAGAGGCTCCGTACTCAATGTATGGCTGCAGCTGGGGCAGCCCTAGCCGGGCCGGGTAGCGGGTAGCCTCTACAAGGTTCAGGATATAGTGTTCCAGGCGCTCCTCTATGCGCACACCGGGTATTAGGGTGCGCAGGGCCATAATGTCTGTGCCGTGCAGCACAGCGGCCAGCCGGGCCGGCGGCCCAGGCACGGCCATGCGGCGCAGTATCTGCCGCTCTTCCTCGCGGCTGGGGTAGTCCAGGTGCACCCGGAAGAGGAATCGGTCCATCTGTGCCTCGGGCAGGGCATAGGTCCCCTCCTGGTCTATGGGGTTCTGCGTAGCCATTACCACAAAAGGCATGTTCAGTGGGTAGGTTTCGTCGCCTATGGTTACCTGCCGCTCCTGCATGGCTTCCAGCAGGGCACTCTGCACCTTGGCTGGCGCCCGGTTTATCTCGTCTGCCAGGATCAGGTTGGCAAAAACCGGCCCCTTGCGCACACGAAAGTCGCCTTCGCGCTGGTTGTATATCAGGGTGCCCACCAGGTCTGCCGGCAGTAGATCCGGCGTGAACTGGATGCGGCTGAAGTCCAGATCCAGGCACTGGGCCAGGCTGCTTACCGTAAGGCTCTTGGCCAGGCCCGGAACGCCCTCTAGCAGCACATGGCCACCCGTTAGCAGGGCCACCATGAGCCGGTCTACCAGCTCTGCCTGTCCCACCAGCACCTTGGCAAGCTCGCCGCGCACGGCATCCATCCTGTGCTTTACCTGGCTTGTGTCCACTGCTATTTTCATGGCCCAAAAATAGTATAATCGTCCGACGCTTTTTGCTTGCTACATAAAAATACGAGTTCTATATTTGCCCCCCTATTCGCACTTGTAGCTCAACTGGATAGAGCATCTGACTACGGATCAGAAGGTTTGGGGTTCGAATCCCTACAAGTGCACACAGCTCGGTGCCGCTTTATACAAGGCGGCACTTTTTTTTGCCCATTGGTTTTTGCCCATAGGCCTGTGCGTATCCTACCGTGTACTCCATGAATGGATAGCTGCCGATTTGCCCGTGCCAGGGGCCTTGCCCCACCGTGCGGCAGGGCTTCGGCGGCAAACTTCCTGCCACTGGGCGATAA contains:
- a CDS encoding MoxR family ATPase, with translation MKIAVDTSQVKHRMDAVRGELAKVLVGQAELVDRLMVALLTGGHVLLEGVPGLAKSLTVSSLAQCLDLDFSRIQFTPDLLPADLVGTLIYNQREGDFRVRKGPVFANLILADEINRAPAKVQSALLEAMQERQVTIGDETYPLNMPFVVMATQNPIDQEGTYALPEAQMDRFLFRVHLDYPSREEERQILRRMAVPGPPARLAAVLHGTDIMALRTLIPGVRIEERLEHYILNLVEATRYPARLGLPQLQPYIEYGASPRGSIALALAARGRALLEGRDYATPEDVKAQAADVLNHRIITTYEADAERLTGKDLVRTILDKVPI